Sequence from the Segatella copri genome:
ACATCGTTACGGTAGGTTCCTTCGAAACGCTTACCGTTTTTATCTTCTTCTATGCAAGGTCCCTGGCGCTTACCTTTGTGATAGGCACCCTTGAATCTTCTGCCATCAGCATAATGAATCACGACATTACCATCAACCAGACCGTTCTTGAACTCACCTTCAAACACGTCGCCGTTCTTCTTGGTCAGTTTACCCCTGCCGTTCTGCAGATCATCCATCCAGTCGCCTACATAGATATCGCCATTCTTCCAGATGAAGGTACCCTGACCGGTACGCAGGCCATCCTTAAACTGTCCGTTATACTTGGCGCCCTTTGCAGAGCGGAAGATGCCTATACCCGTGCGTTCTCCCTGCACATAATCGCCTTCATAAATGTCGCCATTATGAAATTTATAGATACCCTTTCCGTCCTGGATATCATCCTTCCAGTCGCCGATATACACATCGCCATCAGCATATTTGAAAGTACCTTTTCCTGAGCGCTGGTTGTCTAGCCACTGACCGTCATAAGTAGTTCCGTCTCCCCAATTGAAGAAACCGTTTCCATTCTTCATATCGTTCATCCACTGGCCTTTATACTGTGCGCCATTGGCATAAGTATAAACGCCGCGTCCCTGACGCTTGTCCTTATACCAGTCGCCGTCATATTTATCACCATTATAATAGAACATGACGCCATGACCATGCTGGTAATCGCGGAACCAGAGGCCTACATATTTGTTGTTGTTCTGGAAATAGTAGGTGCCTTTACCATGCTGCTGGTCCTGCATCCACTGTCCCTCATACTTTTCGCCATCACTGAAGGTATAAACACCATAACCTTCGCGCTTACCTTTCATATAAGAGCCTTCGTAGGTATCCCCATTCTTATAGATGGTAGTACCTTTTCCCTGCGGCTTTCCGCTCACCATTTCGCCTTTAAACTGACCTCCGTCACGGGTGATGCAAGAGCCTAGCGAAATCTTCTGGGCTGAGGCATCAACCGATGCCATAGCCAAAGCCAAGGCAAGGAAAAAACACTTGCTCCGACAGGACAATTTGGTATGTTGTTTCTTATTGTATTTCATATTCTACAGTTATAGTCTGACTTATCAATCTCCAAAATTACGGTTTTTTCCTCAAATAGCCAAATAGATTAAACAAATTTAAGGTAAAATCATGAAAATAGATTTTTATCTGAAAAAATCTGCAGCTTGACACAATAAACAAACACAATTTTCGTTTTTACGAAAATCGAGAATAAAATCACAAAAACAGTAAAATTATGATTTTAAATTGCGCCATCATAGATGAAGATCCGGAAGCTTTGCAACTCCTGGAACAGTATATAGAGAAAACTCCGACCCTGCATTTGATCGGAGCCTACAAAAGTGCGATAGATGCTGTAGACGGCATCCATCACAACCATCTCGACATACTTTTTCTCGCCATCCACATGCAGCAGATCAGCGGTCTGGAATTTGCAAAGGTTGTACCCAAGAACGTGAAGATTGTCTTCACCACCGCATTCAAGGAGTATGCCATCGAAGCCTACAAAGTGAATGCATTCGACTATCTGCTCAAGCCCATCACCTACGATGACTTTATGGGATCATGCCAGAAAGTCTTCGAAAGCTACATGCAGGACGATAACTACAACCCAATCAAGCGCGACGGTTTTCTGGTGGTAAAACGAGATTACAAATGCGTAAGAATCCCGATAGATGATATTCTGTTTGTTGACTGCGACAAAGACTACATCCGTTTCCATCTTGAGGACAGACCTAACATCAGAACCCTGGGCAACCTCAAACAGTTGGAAGAAAGGCTGCCAAGAGAGAAATTCAAGCGTGTACACCGTTCGTTCCTTGCCAACATGACAAAGTTTGATACGGTAGACCAGCAGCACATTACCTATGGCGACCAGAGCATTCCGATATCAGAAACCTACTTTGAATTTATCAAGAAATATCTGGAAGACCATTCTCTATGATGGTCTTCCAGATAGTTTTATCCTACCTTTCTTATAATATCTGCAAGGGTGATGATACCAGGATAGAAGCTCCATGTGCCAACAGGAAATCGTGATCTCTGAATCCCCACAGCACTGAAATACAAGGCATTCCGCTGTTCTTCGCCGTCATCACATCCACATCGCTGTCGCCGATATAAACCGCCCTGTCTCTATTCGCATGCAGTTGGCGCAAGGCTTCGTTTACGGTATCTGGAGCCGGTTTTTTCTTGATATTCTCCCGCTCTCCTATAGCTACATCTACCAGGTCGCCGAAGAAATGGCGGCAGATTTCCTGGGTAGCTGCATAAAACTTGTTGCTTACCACCGCAATGTTCTTTCCCCTGTTTTTCAGTTCCTCGAGCATCTCCATCACGTCCGGATAAGGTTTCGTATTATCCATATTGTGCACCATATAATGCTGGCGGAAATCCTGTAGGGTTTTCTCAAACTTCTCGTTCTCCAATCCTCCCGGCACGGCACGTTCCATCAGTTTCTTCACCCCGTTTCCTACAAACATGCGTACCTCCTCCAGCGTACGTTCAGGCATCCCGTTCAGCTTCAGCGCATAATTGCAGCTTGCAGCCAGGTCGTAGAGAGAAGAAATCAGGGTTCCGTCAAGATCGAAGATATAGGTATCGAAATTGAACTGGGCATGAACCGGCACCCTCTTGATACGGAACTCACCGCCGTGTAGCACATAAACATCCTGATGGTATACGCGGATTTCACCCTGAGGAGTTCCCTGTCCACCAGCCTGTTCATTACCAGAAATGCCAAAGATTCTGTTATCCCCAAATTCCCATCTCTTCAGTTTCTGGGTCTGTGCATCAATCACCACATATTTATATTCTATCGGCTCATCGATAGCCTGCACATTCACAGATATTTCCCAGTCCTTACCATGATTGTTCTGCATTTTCAGGAAATGAGCCGGATTCCATTTGCCCAGCGTAGGATGATTTCCCAACAGAGCTACAGCCTCACCCTCATAGAGTTTCGGGGCATGAATCTTGAAGATGATAGTACGGTCGAAGAGAGGCAGACGCGCTGGCTTGACATCAGTAAACTTTACCTGCTGCAATACGAAGGCATTTTTTTCCACGTAAGGATTATCCTCCTCCAGCCAATAGTCCTGAAAATAGAAATTCTTACTCTCATCAAAAACATATTGGCGGGCAGAAGCGAGCGATTCCCTACGCAGCACCTTTCCCTCAGCATCTTTCACGCAGTAGCAGTAAGCCACAGCTACGAAAGGGTGATGGCGGTTCTGCCTTGACGCCATTTCCACCTCCCAGTGATAACCGTCCCGGGTGGTCATCGGCAAGTCCATCGTATCTTGATAGCCGTCAGCGGCGGCAAAAGTTAATTCTACATGCAGGGCATGACCCCACTTGGCAGCATACGCTATCGAAAACTTCATTTTCATAATCCTTTTATAATAATGTGCCCGAAAGCACCGATACACATGTTGATTCTCAATGTCAAGTGCAAAGGTAACAAAAAAGCAGACACAACGGATAAAGAAAGATGACAATTAACCTATTTTAAATTCCTATACTTTGCTATTTCCCATTTTTACTGTACTTTTGCACCCGAAAAATAACAAACAAGAAGAATATGAAAAAGAAAAAATCATTTTCTAAGCTCTATCTGTATGGTGCTATAGGCTGCATCGCAGTCATCGCCATCGTGGGCTACATCTATTGTTTCTCTTCCTTCTCGAAGAGCAGCAACACCGAGTATGTTTACATCGACAGCGATGATAACATCGACTCTGTATACAACAAGCTCCGCCCATTTGCCAAGAGCATTCCGTTCCAGGCATTCAAGACCCTGACCCTCCATTCCGGCTATGCCGATCATATCCGCACCGGTAGATACGCCATTGCTCCGGGCGATGGTGCCCTCAAGACATGGCGCCACATGAAGAACGGTTTGCAGGAACCGGTTAGCCTTACCATCCCTTCGGTCCGCACGCTCGACAAACTCTCTGATGAGATTGGCAAGAAGATGATGTTTGGCAGCAACGACCTCTACCATGCCCTGCGCGACGAGAGCGTCTGTCAGAAATACGGTTACGATACTGCCACCATCGCCTGCATGTTCGTACCTAACACCTACGATCTCTACTGGAACATCTCGGTAGATAAATTTCTGAAGCGCATGAAGAAAGAAAGCGACAAGTTCTGGAACTTTGAGCGTACCGAAAAGGCAAAGGCTATGAAGCTGACACCGGTTGAAATCATCACCCTTGCCAGCATCGTGGACGAAGAAACAGCCAACAACGGTGAGAAACCGATGATAGCCGGCATGTATTACAACCGTCTGATGCTTCGCAATGCCGAATATCCAGAGGGAATGCCATTACAGGCCGATCCTACCATTAAATATGCCTGGCAGCGATTCGACCTCAAGCGCATCTACAACAACCTCCTGTCTATCAAGAGCCCGTATAATACCTACAAGAACCCAGGTTTGCCACCGGGGCCTATCCGTATTCCGAGCGTAGCAGGTATCGATGCCGTCCTCAACCATGTGCATCACGATTATCTCTACATGTGTGCCAAGGAGGATTTCAGCGGCACTCATAATTTTGCCCGCACTTACGATGAGCACTTGCAGAATGCAGCCAAATATTCTAAGGCACTCAACGAAAGAGGTATCAAGTAAGATAAGGAAACAAGAAAGGTAAAAATGAGTCAGAAAACTTGCAAAGCGTTAGTGATTTTACAAGTTTTCTGACTTTTTATTTGGTAGTCTAACAAAATAGTTGTAAATTTGCAGCCGAAAACTTACCAATTTAAAATAAGGAATAAATACATGAACAGAACGATTATTACAGTAGTGGGCAAGGATACCGTTGGTATCATCGCCAAGGTATGTACCTATTTGGCAGAGAACAGTATCAACATCTTGGATATCTCTCAGACCATCGTACAGGAGTATTTCAACATGATGATGATCGTAGACATGGGCAAGATGCAGAAAACTTTCGAGGAAGTAGCCGATGAACTCACCAATGTTGGTAAGGCTATGGGCGTGCAGATCAAATGCCAGCGCGAGGAAATTTTCAATATGATGCACAGAATTTAAAAAGCAAACAATATGATCAATATATCTGAGGTTATCGAAACCAATAAGATGATAGAGCAGGAGAATTTCGATGTGCGTACCATCACCATGGGTATCAACCTTTTGGATTGCGCATCTACCGATCTCGATGAGCTCTGTCAGAACATTCATAATAAGATTACACGTCTGGCAAAGAACCTGGTGAAGACCGGCGAAGAAATCTCCAAGGAGTTTGGTGTGCCTATCGTCAACAAGCGTATCTCCATCACTCCTATCTCGCTGGTAGGCGGTTCTGCCTGCAAGACTACCGACGACTATGTAAAGATTGCCAAGACCCTCGACCAGTGTGCCAAGGAGCTTGGTGTCAACTTCCTGGGCGGCTATTCTGCCATCGTAAGCAAGGGTATGAGCAAGAGCGATGAGCTCCTTATCCGTTCTATCCCTCAGGCGATGGCACAGACCGATTTTGTCTGCAGTTCTGTCAATGTGGGTTCTACCAAGACCGGTATCAACATGGATGCCGTTCGACTGATGGGCGAAATCGTAAAGGATACAGCCGAGGCAACCAAGGACAGAGGTTCTCTGGGTTGCGCCAAGCTCGTTGTTCTCTGCAATGCGCCAGACG
This genomic interval carries:
- a CDS encoding phosphatidylinositol-4-phosphate 5-kinase, producing the protein MASVDASAQKISLGSCITRDGGQFKGEMVSGKPQGKGTTIYKNGDTYEGSYMKGKREGYGVYTFSDGEKYEGQWMQDQQHGKGTYYFQNNNKYVGLWFRDYQHGHGVMFYYNGDKYDGDWYKDKRQGRGVYTYANGAQYKGQWMNDMKNGNGFFNWGDGTTYDGQWLDNQRSGKGTFKYADGDVYIGDWKDDIQDGKGIYKFHNGDIYEGDYVQGERTGIGIFRSAKGAKYNGQFKDGLRTGQGTFIWKNGDIYVGDWMDDLQNGRGKLTKKNGDVFEGEFKNGLVDGNVVIHYADGRRFKGAYHKGKRQGPCIEEDKNGKRFEGTYRNDVRDGRFVEKDRNGQVTAKGAYENGKRFED
- a CDS encoding LytR/AlgR family response regulator transcription factor, whose product is MILNCAIIDEDPEALQLLEQYIEKTPTLHLIGAYKSAIDAVDGIHHNHLDILFLAIHMQQISGLEFAKVVPKNVKIVFTTAFKEYAIEAYKVNAFDYLLKPITYDDFMGSCQKVFESYMQDDNYNPIKRDGFLVVKRDYKCVRIPIDDILFVDCDKDYIRFHLEDRPNIRTLGNLKQLEERLPREKFKRVHRSFLANMTKFDTVDQQHITYGDQSIPISETYFEFIKKYLEDHSL
- a CDS encoding HAD family hydrolase; its protein translation is MPVHAQFNFDTYIFDLDGTLISSLYDLAASCNYALKLNGMPERTLEEVRMFVGNGVKKLMERAVPGGLENEKFEKTLQDFRQHYMVHNMDNTKPYPDVMEMLEELKNRGKNIAVVSNKFYAATQEICRHFFGDLVDVAIGERENIKKKPAPDTVNEALRQLHANRDRAVYIGDSDVDVMTAKNSGMPCISVLWGFRDHDFLLAHGASILVSSPLQIL
- the mltG gene encoding endolytic transglycosylase MltG — encoded protein: MKKKKSFSKLYLYGAIGCIAVIAIVGYIYCFSSFSKSSNTEYVYIDSDDNIDSVYNKLRPFAKSIPFQAFKTLTLHSGYADHIRTGRYAIAPGDGALKTWRHMKNGLQEPVSLTIPSVRTLDKLSDEIGKKMMFGSNDLYHALRDESVCQKYGYDTATIACMFVPNTYDLYWNISVDKFLKRMKKESDKFWNFERTEKAKAMKLTPVEIITLASIVDEETANNGEKPMIAGMYYNRLMLRNAEYPEGMPLQADPTIKYAWQRFDLKRIYNNLLSIKSPYNTYKNPGLPPGPIRIPSVAGIDAVLNHVHHDYLYMCAKEDFSGTHNFARTYDEHLQNAAKYSKALNERGIK
- a CDS encoding ACT domain-containing protein; the encoded protein is MNRTIITVVGKDTVGIIAKVCTYLAENSINILDISQTIVQEYFNMMMIVDMGKMQKTFEEVADELTNVGKAMGVQIKCQREEIFNMMHRI